In Lusitaniella coriacea LEGE 07157, the genomic stretch TTTAGCGATTACGCTACTTGCTTTTGGCTGTATTTGGGCTGCGGATATTGGTGCCTATACGATGGGGAAATTTTTGGGACGTACCCGCTTGTCAGATATTAGTCCGAAGAAAACAGTAGAGGGTGCATTTTTTGGGATTTTGGGTAGCGTAATGGTTGCAGAAGTGGGAGCCTGGTATTTGGGATGGCATTGTTGGCAAGTGAGTGGCGCGCTGTTGGGGATTTTGATCGGTGTTACCAGTTTGCTGGGAGATTTGACGGAATCAATGATGAAGCGGGATGCGGGGGTTAAAGATTCGGGTCAACTCATTCCCGGACACGGGGGGATTTTGGATCGAACGGATAGTTATGTTTTTACCGCCCCGTTGGTGTACTATTTCGTAACGCTGTTTTTGCCACTCATTCCACAAATGTGGTGATCGGCGATCGGCTTTTGAAGTCTGGTGTGTATTATCCAGAAGCCACCAAAGCCCTCGCCCAAAGTTGAGAGAGGGAGATAAGCTGCTATGCATTTAAATTGTGAATGAGACTGACACGGTGACGGGGTGACGGCACTTCGACACGCTCAGTGACCGGGAGACGGGGTGAGGGATTGATTGCTTTGATATAGAGAGTCCTATACCCAATTTAGATATGTTTTAGCTTAGAGACAATAGACAAATAAAGGACGCAATAGTTGCGCCCCTAAAGTTTATTAGCTTTTGGGTGAGGAAATTTAAAAGCTGATTTGGTTGCCGCGTTTGTACTGGAGATAAGCCGCCACAAATAATCCAGCAAGGGTAATGGGGATTAAACCCGCAACAATTCCTAATAGCAAGGGTTCGATCATTTACAGTTCTCCTTTATCTGCTTAATATTCCTTATCTTTTATCTTACAGGGAACAGACCCTTGTTTGTTGCTTGGTGAAGGTTCTAGAAAAAAATCGAACCCCATAACCCACGGAAAGGGTAGGAGCGAAGTAGCATAGAGAGAGAGAATTTTGGCAATGGCATTGGTGGGAAAAAGAAAATGGCGATAAAACTGCGCAAACCAATTTTAGTCGGCGGAATGGGTCTGTCTTTCGGACTCTGGGTGTGGTGGAATCTTCAGGATTCATTGATGGAAGCAGGTGAGTTTGGGATGTTTGGCGCGATCGCGCTGGGGGGTGGATTGTGGCTTCTGCGGCGCAACTCCTCTGGGGAGACGCTATCTCAAGAAATGGCGGTGTCGGTGAATCGGGAAATGGTGGAAACCGCGATCGCGCAAACCCAGTCTGCAATCGCGCACTTGGAAAAAGAAGCCCCCCAACGGGATATTCCTTCCCTCAAACAAGCCTTTGAGGAACTCTCCACATCGCGCGATCGCCAAACTCTCCAGGGGGCGATCTTGGGAGGCAAAAATACCGGAAAAACTAGCGTAAAGCAGTTACTCGAAGCCGAAATATCGGAAAATACGACCTGGATCGACACAGAACCTTTATTTTCTAGTGCAGAGGCAATAGAACAGGGCGCAAAAGACCTTGCTGCCACCTCAGACCTGGTTATTTTCGTGGTGACAGGAGATTTGACCGATTCGGAATTCCAAGTCTTACAGGCGCTAAGGACGGTGCATCAACGGGTGTTGGTGGCGTTCAATAAACAAGATTGCGTTCTCCCCGAAGATCGCGCAGTTGTTTTACAACAGTTGCGCCAGCGCGTTTTTGGCGCAATCGCCTCGGAAGATGTTATTGCCCTCTCTGCCGTTCCTTCCCCCCTCAAAGTTCGACAGCATCAAGAAGATGGTTCCCTCAAAGAGTGGTTAGAAGAACAACCCGCCGAAATTGTAGGATTGCGCGATCGCGTTCAGTCCATCATCGAACAGGAACGGGAATCCCTCCTATTGGGAACCACCTGGCGAGAAGCCATGCAACTCAAAGCAACCGCGAAAGATATCCTCAATCAAGTTCGGCGCGATCGCGCGATGCCCATCATCGAACAATATCAGTGGATAGCCGCCGCCGCAGCCTTTGCCAACCCCGTCGCCGCCCTCGATCTTCTCGCCACCGCAGCCATTAGCGCCCAACTCCTCGTAGATTTAGGAGAAATTTACCAGCAAAAATTCTCCCTCTCCCAAGCGCAAAACGCATCGGGAACCCTCGGAAAACTGATGGTGAAATTGGGACTTGTCGAACTCTCCACCCAAGCCATTGGCAGCATCCTCAAAAGCCACGCCCTCACCTACGTTGCCGGGGGCGCAGTCCAAGGCGTAAGCGCGGCATACCTCACGCGCCTAGCGGGTTTGAGTTTGATTGAATATCTCCAAGAACAAGAGATCGATCCCGCCTCCCGCGATGGGTTCAATATCGAACGACTCGGACAAGTCCTGCAAAACGTCTTCCAACAAAATCAACGCACCGCTTTCCTGCAAAACTTTGTCAAGCAAACCCTAACTCGCCTCTCCCCCCAATCAGAATCAGTGGATTTGAATCCTGCAACCGGAGTTCATTGAAATTGTGAGTTCTTTTTTGCTCGTGTAGGGTAGGT encodes the following:
- a CDS encoding YcjF family protein; this translates as MAIKLRKPILVGGMGLSFGLWVWWNLQDSLMEAGEFGMFGAIALGGGLWLLRRNSSGETLSQEMAVSVNREMVETAIAQTQSAIAHLEKEAPQRDIPSLKQAFEELSTSRDRQTLQGAILGGKNTGKTSVKQLLEAEISENTTWIDTEPLFSSAEAIEQGAKDLAATSDLVIFVVTGDLTDSEFQVLQALRTVHQRVLVAFNKQDCVLPEDRAVVLQQLRQRVFGAIASEDVIALSAVPSPLKVRQHQEDGSLKEWLEEQPAEIVGLRDRVQSIIEQERESLLLGTTWREAMQLKATAKDILNQVRRDRAMPIIEQYQWIAAAAAFANPVAALDLLATAAISAQLLVDLGEIYQQKFSLSQAQNASGTLGKLMVKLGLVELSTQAIGSILKSHALTYVAGGAVQGVSAAYLTRLAGLSLIEYLQEQEIDPASRDGFNIERLGQVLQNVFQQNQRTAFLQNFVKQTLTRLSPQSESVDLNPATGVH
- the petG gene encoding cytochrome b6-f complex subunit V, translating into MIEPLLLGIVAGLIPITLAGLFVAAYLQYKRGNQISF